The following is a genomic window from Amycolatopsis australiensis.
GGTAGCCGAGCGCCCGCGACGCCGTCTTGCCTTCGCGCAGGCCCCGCTTCTCCAGCTCGCGCACCTCGTCGACCAGCCCGGCGGCGAACATGCGCCGGACGCGCTCGTCGACGCGCCCGTCGAGCTCCGCCGGGTCCCGGTCGACGCCGATCACGACCGTGCCGTAGCGGGCCGGCCCGGGCTTGGGCAGGTTCGCCGAGAACGGCTCGCCGGTGATCTCGATGACCTCGAGGGCGCGCACGATCCGCCGCGTGTTGGTCGGCAGGATCGCGGCCGCGGCGGCCGGGTCACGCTCCCCCAGCCGGGTGTACAGCGCGGCCGTGCCGAGCTCCGCGGCTTCCGCGTCGAGCCGGGCCCGCACGGCCGGGTCGGTGCCCGGGAAGCGCAGGTCGTCGAGCACGGCCTGGACGTAGAGGCCGGACCCGCCGGCCAGCACCGGCACCTTGCCGCCGGCCAGCAGCCGCTCGATCGTGGCGCGGGCGTCCCGCTGGTAGGCCGCGACGGACGCCGTCTCGGTGACGTCCAGGACGTCGAGCAGGTGGTGCGGGACACCGCGCCGCTCGGCTTCGGTGGCCTTGGCCGTGCCGATGTCCATGCCCCGGTAGAGCTGCAGCGCGTCGGCGTTGACGACCTCGCCGCCCAGTTCCAGCGCCAGCTCGACGGCGAGCGCGGTCTTGCCGGTGGCGGTCGGGCCGACCACCGCGACCGCGGCGACGGAGCTGTTCACGACGGCCGACGATACCGGCGGGCCGCCACGGAGCGTCCACCGGAAGTAGGATCACGACCTTCGAGTGGCTCATCCGGTACCACGGTGCGCGCTGAGCTGCTTGAATGCCGCGTGGGGCCGTTGCATCCGAGCACGGCCCGTGACGACCGCATTACCCGGCCCCGCTTCCGCGGCGGGGCGCCCGCGCGAGCGGGCGTACAGGCGATAAGGAGCCTGCGATGGCCCAGGAGAACACTTCCACCG
Proteins encoded in this region:
- the miaA gene encoding tRNA (adenosine(37)-N6)-dimethylallyltransferase MiaA, whose translation is MNSSVAAVAVVGPTATGKTALAVELALELGGEVVNADALQLYRGMDIGTAKATEAERRGVPHHLLDVLDVTETASVAAYQRDARATIERLLAGGKVPVLAGGSGLYVQAVLDDLRFPGTDPAVRARLDAEAAELGTAALYTRLGERDPAAAAAILPTNTRRIVRALEVIEITGEPFSANLPKPGPARYGTVVIGVDRDPAELDGRVDERVRRMFAAGLVDEVRELEKRGLREGKTASRALGYQQVLAELDGDGDFDAAAAATAQATRRFVRRQRSWFRRDQRIHWFDGAEPGLAARVLDTLAR